In the Scyliorhinus torazame isolate Kashiwa2021f chromosome 22, sScyTor2.1, whole genome shotgun sequence genome, one interval contains:
- the LOC140398941 gene encoding troponin C, slow skeletal and cardiac muscles-like produces MDDIYKAAVEQLTDEQKNEFRAAFDIFVQDAADGCISTKELGKVLRMVGQTPTPEELQEMIDEVDEDGSGTVDFDEFLVMMVMCTKDESKGKSEEELAELFRMFDKNTDGYIDLEELKGMLEATGECITEDDIEELMRDGDKNNDGKIDYDEFLEFMKGVE; encoded by the exons ATGGACGATATCTACAAAGCAGCG GTTGAGCAGCTGACGGACGAGCAGAAAAACG AATTCCGGGCTGCTTTCGATATCTTTGTGCAGGATGCCGCCGATGGTTGTATCAGCACCAAGGAGCTGGGGAAGGTGTTGCGAATGGTGGGGCAGACCCCCACGCCCGAGGAACTGCAGGAGATGATTGATGAGGTCGATGAGGACG GCAGCGGCACTGTCGACTTTGATGAGTTCCTGGTGATGATGGTCATGTGCACCAAGGATGAGAGCAAAGGGAAATCCGAGGAGGAGTTAGCCGAACTTTTCCGCATGTTCGACAA GAACACTGACGGGTACATTGAtctggaggagctgaaggggatGCTGGAGGCCACGGGCGAATGCATCACCGAGGACGATATTGAGGAGCTGATGAGAGACGGGGACAAGAACAATGATGGGAAGATCGATTACGACG AATTCCTGGAATTTATGAAGGGTGTGGAATAA